A section of the Deltaproteobacteria bacterium genome encodes:
- a CDS encoding LOG family protein: MTEDEIKNNLKTRRKYLTDRLRNLRERTVLVEQELKAYTSQHFRVCIFGSARIRPDDENYRITEELARALGHEGIDVLTGGGPGLMEAANKGLIAGKKEASSKAKSFGISIDLPFEKEANEHLDIKHHHRKFSSRLDDFMRLSNVIVVTAGGIGTLLELYFSWQLLQVGHLSGRPIILLNTSFWSGLISWMTTQQIAMNLVSPSDMQWINMVDTTEEAMIIVRKEHDKFNQMREEAAANLSSAFQQHYMKSISDK; encoded by the coding sequence ATGACAGAGGATGAAATAAAAAATAATTTAAAGACGAGACGAAAATATCTTACAGACCGACTACGAAATCTACGCGAAAGGACAGTCCTCGTAGAACAGGAACTAAAGGCTTATACGAGTCAGCATTTTAGGGTTTGCATTTTTGGCAGTGCGAGAATTCGACCTGACGACGAAAATTATCGCATAACTGAGGAATTAGCGCGCGCTTTGGGACACGAGGGAATAGACGTGCTCACTGGCGGCGGGCCAGGCCTCATGGAAGCAGCCAATAAAGGTTTAATAGCTGGAAAAAAGGAAGCTTCTAGCAAGGCGAAGTCATTTGGAATCTCTATTGATTTGCCTTTTGAGAAAGAGGCGAACGAACATCTAGACATAAAACACCATCACCGAAAATTTTCGTCGCGACTTGACGACTTCATGAGGTTATCGAACGTAATCGTAGTGACAGCTGGTGGGATAGGTACTCTTCTAGAACTCTATTTCTCCTGGCAACTTTTGCAGGTGGGACATCTATCCGGACGTCCCATAATACTGCTGAACACATCCTTCTGGAGTGGCTTGATTAGCTGGATGACGACTCAACAAATAGCTATGAATTTAGTTAGTCCTAGCGATATGCAGTGGATTAATATGGTCGACACCACAGAAGAAGCGATGATTATCGTACGAAAAGAGCACGATAAGTTCAACCAAATGCGCGAGGAAGCAGCCGCAAACTTGTCCTCCGCGTTCCAACAACATTATATGAAGTCTATAAGTGACAAATAA
- a CDS encoding thioredoxin family protein, producing MQKNLENTELAIGEHAPYFSLPGTDGRIYSLSSFGSPKALVIIFTANHCPHSQAYEEKLVELAKTFQPKGVQFLAICANDPVAFPEDNFERMVEKSRELALPFPYLYDEEQVAAKAFDAACTPEVYLFDAKLRLQYHGSIDDDPRNSKTNSTHYLREAIVSVLAGEFPKTPLTPVIGCSIKWK from the coding sequence ATGCAAAAGAACTTGGAAAATACTGAACTCGCCATTGGAGAACATGCTCCATACTTCAGTCTGCCGGGAACGGATGGTCGGATTTACTCACTTTCAAGTTTTGGTAGCCCCAAAGCTTTAGTTATTATTTTTACAGCCAATCACTGTCCGCACTCACAAGCCTATGAGGAAAAGTTAGTCGAACTTGCAAAAACCTTTCAGCCAAAGGGAGTTCAGTTCCTCGCCATTTGCGCTAACGATCCAGTGGCATTCCCAGAGGACAACTTCGAGAGAATGGTTGAGAAATCGCGCGAGCTCGCTCTTCCCTTTCCATATCTCTACGACGAAGAACAAGTTGCGGCAAAAGCCTTTGACGCCGCATGCACGCCGGAAGTATATTTATTTGATGCAAAATTGCGCCTGCAATATCACGGCAGTATTGATGACGATCCTCGCAATAGCAAAACCAACAGCACTCACTACTTAAGAGAAGCTATAGTTAGTGTTCTTGCCGGCGAGTTCCCTAAGACTCCGCTTACTCCTGTAATCGGTTGTAGCATCAAATGGAAATAG
- the tkt gene encoding transketolase, with protein MKRGSMREDELVLASNSIKMLSVDGVEAASSGHPGMPMGFAEVAVVLWLRHLCFCPGDTKWINRDRFVLSNGHGSMLLYSLLHLFGISLSVEDLRKFRQWGSLTPGHPESHVTAGVECTTGPLGQGVSNAVGMAIGEKIMAARYNTADFSPFNHRVFCVVGDGCLMEGISSEASSLAGHLGLGNLIVLYDDNHISIAGNTDLAFTENVLRRYEAYGWHVQAADGHDFLAIDSAIENAVAESNKPSIIAMRTVIGRGSPNKANSAGVHGSPLGANEVLKTKEGLGWPLEPRFFVPEEVRKLFSARIGELNEVVASWRDGFKRWSENNADLAAALTRQLSLDVPESLGEKFLQSVSSDSKPAATRKTSGNILQLASGEIGALIGGSADLEPSTLTVIKGSGSIAKNDFSGLNIHFGVREHAMGAIMNGLSYYGGFLPYGSTFLCFSDYMRPAIRLAALSHLPGLFIFTHDSVFLGEDGPTHQPIEHLSALRLIHNLYLLRPADAVETAVCYEIALSRREGPCALSLTRQEVPALERSDLNSAREKIKKGGYIIWKRCQENAKAQIVFVATGSEVSLAIEAAKLLDSSVSVRVVSMPCTQLFLNTSIEYRKELLPSSSKVVVIEAGSTTLWPGILGIAATDALLVGIDHFGASAPAEDLAKHFGFTPQAVANAVKKRFLS; from the coding sequence ATGAAACGGGGCTCTATGCGGGAGGATGAGTTAGTATTAGCTTCTAATAGCATAAAAATGCTGTCTGTAGATGGCGTAGAGGCTGCCAGTTCAGGACATCCCGGAATGCCTATGGGATTTGCAGAAGTAGCTGTAGTTTTGTGGTTAAGGCACCTCTGCTTTTGTCCCGGAGACACGAAGTGGATTAACAGGGATCGCTTTGTCCTCTCTAATGGCCACGGGTCTATGTTGCTGTATTCGCTCTTGCACCTCTTTGGCATCAGCCTATCGGTAGAGGATTTGCGGAAATTTCGCCAATGGGGAAGCCTCACTCCGGGGCATCCCGAGTCGCATGTTACTGCTGGAGTGGAGTGCACTACTGGCCCATTAGGGCAAGGAGTCTCGAACGCTGTTGGCATGGCTATTGGCGAGAAAATCATGGCGGCGCGTTATAATACTGCTGATTTTAGTCCTTTTAATCATCGCGTTTTTTGTGTGGTCGGCGATGGCTGCTTAATGGAGGGCATTAGCAGCGAGGCTTCCTCTTTGGCAGGTCATCTTGGTCTTGGCAACCTAATTGTTCTCTACGATGATAACCACATCAGCATCGCTGGAAACACCGATTTGGCATTCACGGAAAATGTTTTAAGGCGCTATGAAGCCTATGGTTGGCATGTGCAAGCGGCAGATGGACATGATTTTCTGGCAATTGATAGTGCCATAGAGAATGCAGTGGCGGAGAGCAACAAACCTTCTATTATTGCGATGCGAACCGTTATTGGTCGTGGTAGCCCAAATAAGGCTAATTCGGCTGGCGTTCATGGTTCTCCACTTGGAGCGAATGAGGTTCTAAAGACTAAAGAAGGGTTAGGGTGGCCGCTCGAGCCAAGATTCTTTGTGCCGGAGGAGGTTAGAAAGCTTTTTTCGGCTAGGATAGGGGAGTTAAATGAAGTTGTTGCGAGTTGGCGAGATGGGTTTAAGAGGTGGAGTGAAAACAATGCTGATTTGGCGGCTGCGTTAACTAGGCAACTTAGCTTGGACGTTCCCGAAAGCTTGGGAGAGAAGTTTTTGCAAAGCGTTTCTAGCGATAGCAAGCCCGCCGCTACTCGAAAGACCTCCGGCAATATATTGCAGCTAGCTTCAGGGGAGATCGGAGCCTTAATAGGCGGATCCGCTGACTTGGAGCCCTCGACGCTCACGGTAATAAAAGGTTCAGGCAGTATCGCTAAGAATGATTTTAGTGGCCTTAACATCCACTTTGGCGTGCGCGAACATGCTATGGGGGCCATAATGAATGGTCTTAGCTATTATGGTGGTTTTCTTCCCTACGGGTCGACTTTTTTGTGCTTTTCAGACTACATGCGTCCGGCTATTCGCTTGGCTGCTCTTTCGCATTTGCCGGGGCTCTTTATTTTTACACACGACAGCGTTTTCCTTGGTGAGGATGGGCCGACACATCAGCCAATAGAACATTTGTCCGCCCTAAGACTTATTCACAATCTCTATTTGTTGCGTCCTGCCGATGCGGTGGAGACGGCAGTTTGTTATGAAATAGCTCTGTCTAGGCGAGAGGGGCCGTGTGCGCTGTCGCTTACTCGCCAGGAAGTTCCAGCCCTGGAGCGCAGCGATTTAAATTCCGCAAGAGAGAAAATAAAGAAAGGCGGATACATAATTTGGAAGAGATGCCAAGAAAATGCAAAAGCCCAAATTGTGTTCGTAGCGACGGGTTCAGAGGTAAGCCTTGCAATTGAGGCTGCGAAGTTGCTCGATTCGTCTGTTAGTGTGCGCGTCGTATCAATGCCATGCACACAGCTCTTTTTAAACACTTCCATAGAATATAGAAAGGAACTTTTGCCAAGCAGCTCGAAAGTAGTAGTGATTGAAGCTGGGAGCACGACTTTGTGGCCTGGAATATTGGGGATAGCTGCTACCGATGCATTGTTAGTGGGGATTGACCACTTTGGGGCCTCGGCTCCGGCTGAGGATCTTGCGAAGCACTTTGGTTTTACGCCACAAGCCGTCGCTAACGCCGTGAAAAAGCGCTTCTTGTCGTGA